From a single Mycolicibacterium moriokaense genomic region:
- a CDS encoding iron ABC transporter substrate-binding protein — MRPRWSRIAALLSAVAVVFAATSCSSSDESDELLIYNAQHESLTKEWIDAFTKETGIKVTYRQGGDTELGNQLVAEGAESPADVFLTENSPAMAAVEKAGLFADLDPATLEQVPAQYRPETGKWTGVAARSTVFVYNTSKLQPDQLPKSLLDLQLPEWKGRWGAPPTKADFQAIVAALLQLTGEAETSKWLAAMKSGATLYSDNIATLKAVNAGEVDGGVIYHYYWFRDQSKTKEMSANTALHYFKHEDPGAFVSLSGGGVLASSKKKDQAQQFIKFITGEKGQEVLEKGTSFEYPVASGVPANPALPPLDTLQAPKVDPSTLNSQLVTELMTKAGLL; from the coding sequence ATGCGCCCTCGTTGGAGCCGGATCGCCGCGCTCTTGTCAGCTGTTGCCGTGGTGTTCGCCGCGACCTCCTGCTCGAGCTCCGACGAGAGCGACGAACTGCTGATCTACAACGCCCAGCACGAGTCGCTGACCAAGGAATGGATCGACGCATTCACCAAAGAGACCGGCATCAAGGTCACGTACCGCCAAGGTGGTGACACCGAACTCGGAAACCAGCTGGTCGCCGAGGGTGCCGAGTCCCCCGCCGACGTCTTCTTGACGGAGAACTCACCGGCCATGGCCGCAGTCGAGAAGGCGGGACTATTCGCCGATCTCGATCCCGCCACCCTCGAGCAGGTTCCTGCGCAGTACCGCCCGGAAACCGGCAAGTGGACCGGCGTCGCGGCGCGCAGCACCGTCTTCGTCTACAACACCTCCAAGCTGCAGCCTGACCAGCTCCCGAAGTCACTGCTGGACCTGCAGCTGCCGGAATGGAAGGGCCGCTGGGGCGCCCCGCCGACGAAAGCGGACTTCCAGGCCATCGTCGCGGCGCTGTTGCAGCTGACGGGTGAGGCCGAGACTTCGAAGTGGCTCGCGGCGATGAAGTCCGGTGCGACGCTCTACAGCGATAACATCGCCACGCTGAAGGCGGTCAACGCCGGCGAGGTCGACGGCGGTGTGATCTATCACTACTACTGGTTCCGCGATCAGTCGAAAACCAAAGAGATGAGCGCGAATACGGCGCTGCACTACTTCAAGCACGAAGATCCGGGCGCCTTCGTCAGCCTGTCCGGCGGCGGCGTCCTCGCATCCAGCAAGAAGAAGGACCAGGCCCAGCAGTTCATCAAGTTCATCACCGGCGAGAAGGGGCAGGAGGTGCTGGAGAAGGGCACGTCGTTCGAATACCCCGTCGCCAGTGGGGTGCCCGCCAATCCCGCACTGCCGCCGTTGGATACGCTGCAGGCGCCCAAGGTGGACCCGTCGACGCTGAACTCCCAGCTGGTGACGGAGCTGATGACGAAGGCGGGCTTGCTGTAG
- a CDS encoding ABC transporter permease: MTAAPPVPAPAIETSWSEATARPGPLVSATVAILVAATCIPLGYVVWGTVSVGWTRAYELVVRPRVGELLINTVALVFITVPLCALIGVGVAWLTERTDLPGRGFWRPLFVAPLAVPAFVNSYAWVGVIPSIHGLWAGVLITTLSYFPFMYLPVAATLRRLDPAVEESARALGSDSVAVFFRVVLPQLRLAILGGGLLVGVHLLAEFGAFAMIRFDTFTVAIFQQFQVTFDGAAGSMLAGVLVLLCLALLTAEAAARGKIRFARIGSGAPRTATPNHLGRSTIPALAALTVLAVLSLGVPVWTLLRWLWIGGAEVWDLSELGNSLAQTIGLAGTAAVITTVLAFPVAWVAVRSSGVLARAVEGANYITSSLPGIVTALALVTVAIHYVRPLYQSVPLIVFAYVLLFMPRALVNVRAGLAQVPPSLEEASRSLGVSPTATFLRVTLRLTAPAAAAGASLVFVAVATELTATLLLAPTGTRTLAMLFWSFSSELDYAAAAPYAMVLVLLAIPVTVLLFRQSMKVAAL, translated from the coding sequence GTGACTGCTGCTCCACCCGTCCCGGCACCCGCGATTGAAACCTCGTGGTCGGAAGCGACCGCGAGGCCGGGTCCGCTGGTCTCGGCGACGGTCGCGATTCTGGTTGCCGCCACCTGCATTCCACTCGGTTACGTGGTGTGGGGCACGGTGTCGGTCGGGTGGACGCGCGCCTACGAATTGGTTGTCCGGCCACGAGTCGGCGAACTGCTGATCAACACCGTCGCACTGGTTTTCATCACGGTGCCGCTGTGCGCACTGATCGGGGTCGGCGTGGCCTGGCTGACCGAACGAACCGACCTTCCGGGCCGAGGCTTCTGGCGTCCGTTGTTCGTTGCGCCGCTGGCTGTTCCGGCGTTCGTGAACAGCTACGCCTGGGTCGGTGTGATCCCGTCGATCCACGGGCTGTGGGCGGGAGTGCTGATCACCACACTGTCGTATTTCCCGTTCATGTATCTGCCCGTGGCGGCCACCCTGCGTCGGCTCGATCCCGCCGTCGAGGAGTCGGCCCGTGCGCTCGGTTCGGATTCGGTGGCGGTGTTCTTCCGAGTCGTGTTGCCACAGCTGCGGCTCGCGATCCTCGGCGGCGGGTTGCTCGTCGGCGTGCATCTACTCGCCGAGTTCGGCGCGTTCGCGATGATCCGCTTCGACACCTTCACCGTCGCGATTTTCCAGCAGTTCCAGGTCACCTTCGACGGCGCGGCGGGCAGCATGCTCGCCGGTGTGCTGGTGTTGCTCTGTCTGGCGCTGCTCACCGCCGAGGCGGCCGCACGCGGCAAGATCCGATTCGCCAGGATCGGCTCCGGAGCGCCACGTACAGCAACCCCGAACCACCTGGGCCGCAGCACAATCCCCGCGCTGGCCGCGCTCACCGTCCTTGCGGTGCTGTCGCTTGGCGTTCCGGTGTGGACACTGCTGCGCTGGCTGTGGATCGGTGGCGCCGAGGTATGGGATCTGTCCGAACTCGGCAATTCGCTGGCTCAGACCATCGGTTTGGCGGGCACAGCCGCAGTCATCACGACGGTGCTGGCCTTCCCCGTCGCGTGGGTCGCGGTGAGATCCAGCGGCGTGCTGGCCCGCGCCGTCGAGGGCGCCAACTACATCACCAGCTCACTGCCGGGCATCGTCACCGCCCTCGCCCTGGTGACCGTCGCCATCCACTACGTGCGACCGCTCTATCAGAGTGTGCCGCTGATCGTGTTCGCCTACGTCCTGCTGTTCATGCCGCGAGCGCTGGTCAATGTGCGGGCCGGGCTGGCCCAGGTGCCGCCCAGCCTGGAGGAAGCCTCCCGGTCGTTGGGCGTATCGCCGACGGCGACGTTCCTGCGCGTGACGCTGCGCCTCACCGCACCCGCCGCCGCTGCCGGCGCATCCTTGGTATTCGTTGCGGTGGCAACGGAATTGACCGCAACATTGCTGCTCGCACCGACCGGAACGCGAACATTGGCCATGCTGTTCTGGTCGTTCAGCAGCGAACTCGACTACGCCGCGGCCGCCCCCTACGCAATGGTGCTGGTTCTGCTGGCGATACCTGTGACCGTTCTGCTTTTCCGCCAGTCCATGAAGGTGGCCGCCCTGTGA
- a CDS encoding ABC transporter ATP-binding protein: protein MTEPLVDIRGLAKSFNGHVVLDHIDLQLERGTTTAVVGASGCGKTTLLRLIAGFETPDDGTVTIDGRQVAGAGRAVPPHLRSVGYVAQDGALFPHLTVGQNIAYGIRGEGRDKVRRRVDELLETVSLDRSFAARRPHQLSGGQQQRVALARALARQPVLMLLDEPFSALDTGLRASTRKVVAGLLAEAGITSLLVTHDQEEALSIADQVAVMREGRFTQVGSPQLVYRQPNDRFTAEFLGDSITLPCVVVSGVAECAIGRVAVHAEDGPGTLLLRPEQLVAKAVSDSEELDGVGKVMAVEFLGHDVLLTIDPARDAEPIVVRQASLDPPRVDAKVRIEVVGTGVVFT from the coding sequence GTGACCGAACCACTGGTCGACATCCGGGGACTCGCGAAGTCCTTCAACGGCCATGTCGTACTGGACCACATCGACCTGCAGTTGGAGCGCGGCACCACGACTGCGGTGGTGGGTGCCTCCGGCTGCGGAAAGACGACGCTGCTGCGGCTCATCGCAGGCTTTGAGACTCCCGACGATGGAACGGTCACCATCGACGGCAGGCAGGTCGCCGGTGCAGGACGCGCGGTGCCACCGCACCTGCGCAGCGTCGGCTATGTCGCGCAGGACGGCGCGTTGTTCCCGCATCTGACCGTCGGGCAGAACATCGCCTACGGGATTCGCGGCGAAGGCCGCGACAAGGTGCGCCGCCGCGTCGACGAACTGCTCGAAACCGTCTCTCTCGATAGGTCGTTCGCCGCGCGTCGGCCACATCAGCTCTCGGGCGGCCAGCAGCAGCGCGTCGCACTCGCCCGCGCGCTGGCCCGCCAGCCGGTCCTGATGCTGCTCGACGAGCCGTTCAGCGCGCTGGATACCGGGCTCCGTGCGTCCACCCGAAAGGTGGTCGCCGGGTTACTCGCCGAAGCAGGCATCACGTCGCTGCTCGTGACCCATGACCAGGAGGAGGCGCTGTCGATCGCCGACCAGGTGGCGGTGATGCGCGAGGGCCGGTTCACCCAGGTCGGCTCGCCTCAGCTGGTGTACCGGCAGCCCAACGATCGCTTCACCGCCGAGTTCCTCGGCGACAGCATCACGCTGCCGTGTGTCGTCGTGTCCGGAGTCGCCGAATGTGCGATCGGACGGGTAGCGGTGCACGCCGAAGACGGTCCGGGCACCTTGTTGTTGCGGCCCGAACAACTTGTGGCGAAAGCCGTTTCGGACAGCGAGGAGCTGGACGGTGTCGGCAAGGTCATGGCGGTCGAGTTCCTCGGCCACGACGTACTGTTGACCATCGATCCCGCGAGGGACGCCGAACCGATCGTGGTGCGTCAGGCCAGCCTCGATCCCCCACGTGTCGACGCGAAGGTGCGCATCGAGGTGGTGGGGACCGGAGTCGTCTTCACATGA
- a CDS encoding AMP-binding protein gives MSTLVDHLRGHGDRVAVLTDTAQLTYRQLAERVAAAASALHGARRLVVLETRNEIPTLVHYLGALAAGHVVLPVDARRDHAAIDATYCPDIVIDDQGIHHRHHDRRPLHDDLALLMSTSGTTGSPKLVRLSQQNLLANAAVIAEYLGIRETDRAATTLPMSYCYGLSVIHSHLLVGAALILTDRSVVDDEFWELFRRHRGTSFAGVPYTFELLESIGFHASDLPHLRYVTQAGGRMPPERVRRFAELARDADFELFVMYGATEATARMSYLPPELALSRPNSIGRPIPGGSFTIEPVDDWPDDDTGELVYRGPNVMMGYAHGPDDLELGKTVETLRTGDIARRCPDGLYEVVGRNSRFVKMYGLRIDLGQVEAALRTEGMHAFCTSDDDRILVAAAGRHDDREIQRVTAEAAGVPAGAVRAVAVDELPLLPSGKPDYETVRRLTQRNEQTQATDLRGLFADVLQIDAATIDPDASFIDLGGNSLSYVMMTVRLERAIGQLPSDWQRMPIRELETISKPPRRSWLATLETSVALRAAAIVLIVGTHAELFELWGGAHLLLGIAGYNFGRFCLTPAPRNDRVRHLGSTIAWIAVPSVLWVMIALLLTDHYTWTNLLLANKFLGPDDSMTAGRLWFVEVLVWTLVVLALVFWLPLVDRLERRLPFTVAVVFLVIGLALRYDVLGLNFGRDAWFTMLAFWFFAIGWAASKATTTLQRVAVSVVLIVSVHGYFGNTLREVIVTGGLLLLIWLPTIRFPSVLTVAVGVLAEASLYTYLVHYQVYALFDGHPAIGVLASLTVGVLLTYLVTVLRRSLRGRFSSSSSDASRPGAVVSRT, from the coding sequence ATGAGCACGCTCGTCGACCACCTTCGCGGCCATGGCGACCGCGTCGCGGTACTCACCGACACCGCCCAGCTGACCTACCGTCAGCTTGCGGAGCGGGTTGCCGCGGCTGCGTCCGCGCTCCACGGTGCGCGTCGCCTGGTGGTTCTCGAAACCCGCAATGAAATCCCGACTTTGGTGCACTACCTGGGTGCGCTGGCGGCCGGACATGTCGTGCTTCCGGTCGATGCGCGTCGTGATCACGCCGCCATCGATGCGACGTACTGCCCCGACATCGTCATCGACGATCAGGGGATCCACCACCGTCACCACGACCGGCGACCGCTGCACGACGACCTCGCACTGCTGATGTCGACCTCGGGCACGACGGGCTCACCGAAGTTGGTGCGGCTGTCGCAGCAGAACCTCCTCGCGAATGCGGCCGTCATTGCCGAATACCTCGGCATCCGCGAAACCGACAGGGCGGCAACCACGCTGCCGATGTCCTACTGTTACGGCCTTTCGGTGATCCACAGCCATCTGCTCGTCGGCGCCGCTCTGATCCTGACCGACCGCTCCGTGGTCGATGACGAGTTCTGGGAGCTGTTCCGTCGGCACCGCGGCACATCGTTCGCGGGCGTGCCCTACACCTTCGAATTGCTCGAAAGCATCGGCTTCCACGCCTCCGACCTGCCCCACCTGCGGTACGTAACGCAGGCCGGAGGCAGGATGCCGCCGGAACGCGTGCGCAGATTCGCCGAACTCGCCCGTGACGCGGATTTCGAGTTGTTCGTGATGTACGGCGCCACCGAGGCAACCGCCCGAATGTCCTATCTGCCACCGGAACTCGCATTGTCCCGGCCGAATTCGATCGGCCGCCCGATTCCCGGCGGATCGTTCACGATCGAACCGGTCGACGACTGGCCCGACGACGACACCGGCGAGCTCGTCTACCGCGGGCCCAACGTGATGATGGGCTACGCACACGGACCGGATGACCTGGAACTCGGGAAGACGGTGGAGACGTTACGCACCGGCGACATCGCACGGCGATGCCCCGACGGACTGTACGAGGTTGTCGGCCGCAACAGCCGGTTCGTCAAGATGTACGGCCTGCGTATCGATCTCGGACAGGTCGAAGCCGCGTTGCGTACCGAGGGCATGCATGCCTTCTGCACCAGCGACGACGACCGTATCCTGGTCGCCGCCGCCGGGCGGCACGACGACCGCGAAATTCAACGGGTGACGGCCGAGGCCGCGGGGGTGCCTGCAGGCGCCGTGCGCGCCGTCGCCGTCGACGAGCTGCCACTGCTGCCGTCGGGCAAGCCGGATTACGAGACCGTGCGGCGGCTGACGCAGAGAAATGAGCAGACGCAGGCAACGGATCTTCGTGGGCTGTTCGCGGACGTGCTGCAGATCGATGCGGCGACAATCGATCCCGATGCGAGTTTCATCGACCTCGGCGGTAACTCCCTGTCGTACGTCATGATGACGGTGCGGCTGGAGCGTGCGATCGGGCAGCTGCCTTCCGATTGGCAGCGCATGCCGATCCGGGAACTCGAAACCATCTCCAAACCGCCACGCCGCAGCTGGTTGGCGACACTGGAGACCAGCGTCGCGCTGCGCGCCGCGGCGATCGTGCTCATCGTCGGGACCCATGCCGAGCTGTTCGAGCTGTGGGGTGGCGCGCATTTGCTGCTTGGCATCGCCGGATACAACTTCGGCCGGTTCTGCCTGACTCCGGCTCCGCGCAACGATCGGGTCCGCCATCTGGGCAGCACCATCGCGTGGATCGCGGTGCCGTCGGTGCTGTGGGTCATGATCGCGTTGCTGCTGACCGACCACTACACGTGGACAAACCTGTTGCTGGCCAACAAGTTCCTCGGTCCCGACGACAGCATGACCGCGGGCCGGCTGTGGTTCGTCGAGGTGCTGGTGTGGACGCTGGTCGTGCTGGCACTGGTGTTCTGGCTACCACTGGTGGATCGGCTCGAGCGTCGCCTCCCCTTCACCGTCGCTGTCGTGTTCCTCGTCATCGGTCTGGCGCTGCGCTACGACGTGCTGGGCCTGAACTTCGGTCGCGACGCCTGGTTCACCATGCTGGCGTTCTGGTTCTTCGCGATCGGGTGGGCAGCGTCGAAGGCGACGACGACACTGCAGCGGGTCGCGGTATCGGTCGTCCTGATCGTCAGCGTGCACGGCTATTTCGGCAACACCCTGCGCGAAGTGATAGTGACGGGCGGTCTGCTGCTACTGATCTGGTTGCCGACGATTCGATTCCCATCGGTGTTGACGGTCGCGGTGGGCGTGCTGGCCGAGGCGTCGCTGTACACGTATCTGGTCCACTACCAGGTCTACGCATTGTTCGACGGCCATCCGGCGATAGGCGTACTCGCCTCCCTCACCGTGGGCGTACTGCTCACGTATCTGGTGACGGTGCTGCGCCGCAGCCTTCGCGGACGATTCAGTTCCTCCAGCTCTGATGCGTCTCGCCCCGGGGCTGTGGTCAGCCGGACCTGA
- a CDS encoding acyl-CoA thioesterase, with the protein MSKLLALLDLRPGDAEDTWIGAASGPEGKRSYGGQFTAQSLAAACRTVDADRLPTNMHLQFLRGGQAGDPVEYTVTRVFDGRTAAARRVDARQDGRLLTTATVSFAAELPGPEHGSRSAMPHDPGDLALTGPAGPAPSMPLDELDIRIADEGTGQEFVRRFWWRTTAALPDDPLVHTLVATYVTDVYMVDPALQVHGHSMKARTHRSGTTDSSIWFHRPVRADEWNLLETTSPAAARGRGVVTGSLIRADGVIAATLAQEGLIAERD; encoded by the coding sequence ATGAGCAAGCTGCTGGCGCTACTCGACCTGCGGCCCGGCGACGCCGAGGACACCTGGATCGGTGCGGCCAGCGGCCCGGAAGGCAAGCGGTCCTACGGCGGTCAGTTCACGGCACAGAGCCTTGCCGCGGCGTGCAGGACTGTCGACGCCGACCGCCTGCCGACCAACATGCATCTGCAGTTCCTGCGCGGCGGCCAGGCCGGCGATCCCGTCGAGTACACCGTGACAAGGGTTTTCGACGGCCGGACCGCGGCGGCACGGCGTGTCGATGCCAGGCAGGATGGTCGGCTGTTGACGACGGCGACGGTGTCGTTCGCCGCCGAGTTACCGGGTCCCGAGCACGGCTCGCGGTCGGCGATGCCGCACGACCCGGGTGATCTTGCGCTGACAGGTCCGGCGGGCCCGGCTCCGTCGATGCCGCTGGACGAACTGGACATCAGGATCGCCGACGAGGGGACGGGGCAGGAGTTCGTCCGCCGGTTCTGGTGGCGGACAACGGCTGCGCTCCCCGATGACCCGCTGGTGCACACCCTGGTCGCTACGTACGTCACCGACGTGTACATGGTCGATCCGGCGCTGCAGGTGCACGGACATTCGATGAAGGCGCGCACGCACCGCAGCGGCACCACCGACTCGTCGATCTGGTTTCACCGACCCGTGCGTGCCGATGAGTGGAACCTGCTGGAGACAACCTCACCCGCCGCCGCGCGTGGTCGTGGTGTCGTGACCGGCAGCCTGATCCGCGCCGACGGCGTCATCGCGGCGACCCTGGCGCAGGAAGGGCTTATCGCCGAAAGAGACTGA
- a CDS encoding CoA transferase — protein sequence MNSDPTRPLAGVRIVEISSFVAVPLAGMTLAQLGAEVIRVDPIGGAADYHRWPLTADGESIYWAGLNKGKRSVAADMRSPEGQELVQRLIADSGVLITNVAGRQWHSYETLTQLRPDLIHVEVSGRADGGTGVDYTVNASIGFPLVTGPPELATPVNHVLPAWDVTCGIYTALAVTTALRHRDATGQGQRVSIPLENVALATAGNLSFFTEVLINGTERQRIGNSVYGQYGQDFISSDGAAFMIVALTGRHFRDLTEITGTAKAVAALAETLGADFTDEGQRYEHRNALFGLFNEWFSQHTADEITKALSASSVLWERYRTFAEAARGERVTDNPLFSPLDQPRIGEYLAPGLPMAIGGVYPSAVPAPALGDDTAAVLQEWLGLSADEIARLTDAGTVE from the coding sequence GTGAATTCGGACCCGACGCGGCCGCTGGCCGGCGTGCGCATCGTGGAGATCTCCAGCTTCGTCGCGGTGCCGCTGGCTGGGATGACGCTGGCCCAGCTCGGCGCCGAGGTGATCCGTGTCGATCCGATCGGCGGAGCGGCCGACTACCACCGCTGGCCGCTCACCGCTGACGGCGAGAGCATCTACTGGGCGGGGCTCAACAAGGGCAAACGCTCGGTTGCCGCCGATATGCGCTCGCCCGAGGGGCAGGAGCTGGTGCAGCGATTGATCGCGGACAGCGGCGTGCTGATCACCAATGTCGCAGGGCGACAATGGCACTCCTACGAGACGCTGACCCAGCTGCGCCCGGACCTGATCCATGTCGAGGTGTCCGGCCGCGCGGACGGCGGCACGGGTGTCGACTACACGGTCAACGCCTCGATCGGCTTTCCATTGGTGACCGGCCCGCCCGAACTCGCCACCCCGGTCAACCATGTGCTGCCCGCCTGGGACGTCACCTGCGGGATCTACACCGCGCTGGCCGTCACCACCGCGCTGCGGCATCGCGATGCGACCGGACAGGGGCAGCGGGTCAGCATTCCGCTCGAGAACGTCGCGCTCGCGACGGCGGGCAACCTCAGCTTCTTCACCGAGGTGCTGATCAACGGCACCGAGCGCCAACGCATCGGCAACTCCGTGTACGGCCAGTACGGTCAGGACTTCATCAGCAGCGACGGCGCCGCCTTCATGATCGTCGCACTCACCGGCAGACATTTCCGCGATCTGACCGAGATCACCGGGACGGCCAAAGCCGTTGCCGCGCTTGCAGAGACACTCGGAGCGGACTTCACCGACGAGGGCCAGCGGTACGAACATCGCAATGCGTTGTTCGGGTTGTTCAACGAGTGGTTCTCGCAGCACACCGCGGACGAGATCACCAAAGCGCTGTCGGCGAGCTCCGTGCTGTGGGAGCGGTACCGCACGTTCGCCGAGGCGGCCCGCGGCGAGCGGGTGACGGACAACCCGTTGTTCAGCCCGCTCGACCAGCCGCGCATCGGTGAGTATCTGGCGCCCGGACTGCCCATGGCGATCGGCGGTGTTTATCCGTCGGCAGTACCCGCACCCGCATTGGGCGATGACACGGCGGCGGTACTGCAGGAGTGGCTCGGACTGAGCGCCGACGAGATCGCACGCCTGACTGACGCGGGCACCGTGGAATGA
- a CDS encoding thiamine pyrophosphate-dependent enzyme yields the protein MAEPIDEYFTATISAISESARPRPGDDLPVRDGSSLTVGGCLTLFDAALGSRHLDLAARYLRAQGKGYYTIGSSGHEGNSAVAAALRPTDPALLHYRSGGFYMARAGVDGLRDVLLGLVAATDEPIAGGRHKVFGRHDLHIIPQTSTIASHLPRAVGVAFSIARAKKLGVACAWPEDAITVCSFGDASANHSTAVGAINAALHAAYQGVPMPLLFVCEDNGIGISVPTPRGWIEQMFSSRAGLAYFAADGSDLADTFDAATAAAEWVRTRRRPAFLHVRTVRLMGHAGSDYEPAYRSAAEIAASYDRDPVLRTARVLIDSGVLTPAEVLSRYEAMRAKVIGLADEVSELPQLDSAQAVMEPLRAAHDEVVAAAPVSLVASVRSGEADAPITVAAAINRALHDILDRYPEAMIFGEDVARKGGVYGVTRGLQAATSSARVFDTLLDEQSILGLALGAGVSGLLPIPEIQYLAYFHNAADQIRGEAATLQFFSNRQYRNPMVVRMAAYGYQKGFGGHFHNDNSIAAMRDIPGVVIASPARPDDAAGMLHTCAAAAREAGAVYILLEPIALYHTRDLYDDNDGGWLAAYPASGVAVGRARTYGEGTDLTILTFGNGLRMSLRVARRLASVHIDARVVDLRWLAPLPVEDMLREAEVSGRVLIVDETRETGGVGEGVLATLVKHGFAGRLDRVASKDSFIPLGDAALQVLLSEETVEAAAIKLVRS from the coding sequence GTGGCCGAACCCATCGACGAATACTTCACCGCGACGATCTCGGCGATCAGCGAGTCGGCGCGCCCTCGGCCGGGAGATGACCTTCCCGTCCGGGATGGATCGTCGCTGACGGTAGGCGGGTGCCTGACACTGTTCGACGCTGCGCTGGGCAGCCGTCATCTCGATCTGGCCGCGCGATATCTGCGCGCCCAGGGCAAGGGCTACTACACGATCGGATCCTCTGGCCACGAAGGCAATTCCGCGGTGGCGGCGGCGCTGCGCCCCACCGATCCCGCGCTCCTGCACTACCGGTCCGGAGGCTTCTATATGGCGCGTGCCGGCGTCGATGGGCTGCGGGACGTGCTGCTCGGGTTGGTCGCAGCGACCGACGAACCGATCGCGGGCGGACGGCACAAAGTGTTCGGACGCCATGACCTGCACATCATTCCGCAGACCTCGACCATCGCGTCGCATCTTCCGCGCGCGGTCGGTGTGGCGTTCTCCATCGCGCGCGCGAAGAAGCTCGGGGTCGCGTGCGCATGGCCCGAGGACGCGATCACGGTGTGTAGCTTCGGCGACGCGTCGGCGAACCATTCCACCGCGGTCGGGGCGATCAACGCCGCGCTGCACGCCGCGTATCAGGGTGTACCGATGCCGCTGCTGTTCGTCTGCGAGGACAACGGGATCGGTATCAGCGTGCCGACACCGCGCGGCTGGATCGAGCAGATGTTCAGCAGCCGTGCGGGTTTGGCGTACTTTGCGGCCGACGGATCCGACCTCGCCGATACCTTCGATGCGGCGACTGCCGCCGCCGAGTGGGTACGGACCCGTCGACGTCCGGCGTTCCTGCACGTGCGGACGGTACGGCTGATGGGCCACGCCGGTTCCGACTACGAGCCGGCGTATCGCAGCGCTGCGGAGATCGCGGCGTCCTACGACCGCGACCCGGTGTTGCGCACCGCTCGTGTGTTGATCGACAGCGGGGTGCTGACGCCCGCGGAAGTGCTGTCGCGTTACGAAGCGATGCGCGCCAAGGTCATTGGGCTGGCGGATGAAGTCAGCGAGTTGCCTCAGCTCGACAGCGCGCAGGCGGTGATGGAGCCGCTGCGCGCCGCGCACGATGAAGTGGTGGCAGCCGCTCCCGTGTCACTGGTCGCCTCCGTCAGGTCCGGCGAGGCGGACGCACCGATTACGGTGGCGGCCGCGATCAACCGTGCGCTGCACGATATTCTGGACCGGTATCCGGAGGCGATGATCTTCGGTGAGGACGTCGCCCGCAAGGGTGGCGTGTACGGCGTGACGCGCGGGCTGCAGGCGGCGACCAGTTCGGCGAGGGTGTTCGACACACTGCTCGACGAACAGTCGATCCTGGGATTGGCACTCGGGGCAGGAGTGTCGGGACTGCTGCCGATCCCCGAAATCCAGTATCTCGCTTACTTTCACAATGCGGCCGACCAGATTCGCGGCGAGGCGGCCACACTGCAGTTCTTCTCGAATCGCCAGTACCGCAATCCGATGGTCGTCCGGATGGCGGCCTACGGGTACCAGAAGGGCTTCGGTGGCCACTTTCACAACGACAATTCCATCGCGGCGATGCGCGACATCCCGGGTGTCGTCATCGCGTCGCCCGCGAGACCGGATGACGCCGCCGGCATGCTGCACACGTGCGCTGCGGCGGCCCGGGAGGCGGGTGCGGTGTACATCCTCCTCGAGCCGATCGCGCTGTATCACACGCGGGACCTGTACGACGACAACGACGGCGGTTGGCTCGCGGCGTATCCAGCATCCGGTGTCGCGGTGGGACGGGCGCGGACGTACGGTGAGGGCACCGATCTGACGATCCTGACGTTCGGCAATGGCTTACGCATGAGCCTCCGGGTGGCGCGCAGGCTCGCGTCGGTTCACATCGATGCCCGCGTCGTCGACCTGAGGTGGTTGGCGCCGTTGCCGGTCGAGGACATGCTGCGGGAGGCCGAGGTCAGCGGGCGGGTGCTGATAGTCGACGAGACGCGGGAGACGGGCGGCGTCGGAGAGGGAGTCCTGGCGACGCTGGTGAAGCACGGCTTCGCGGGTCGGCTCGATCGCGTTGCGAGCAAGGACAGCTTCATCCCGCTGGGTGACGCCGCCCTGCAAGTGCTGTTGTCGGAGGAGACGGTCGAGGCGGCGGCGATCAAACTCGTGCGGTCCTGA